The following are encoded together in the Desulfomicrobium apsheronum genome:
- a CDS encoding SPOR domain-containing protein, giving the protein MITRKSSTTKKKDKNKLSFHLGLSGFLSLAVLVVIGMAWSFILGVIVGRGYQPEKMAMEMAQKVLPEDFPLLTEKNEEVLKGEELEFFDKLKQGPTSVAPAPAPQAKAPTPPQPKPQAAPAPKPEQSPIEAALQSAAAVVGQSPSAVAKPAKEEVFVFNYQVAALASMEQAQTFLKKLDPAKFKTSVVTATHEGKTWYRVYVHHQGTVDSALALKEQLKGSGIGGVLLRSRTPL; this is encoded by the coding sequence ATGATCACACGCAAATCAAGCACCACCAAAAAAAAGGACAAGAACAAGCTCAGCTTTCATCTGGGCCTGTCGGGGTTCCTGTCCCTGGCCGTGCTCGTGGTTATCGGCATGGCCTGGTCGTTCATTCTCGGCGTCATCGTTGGGCGTGGCTACCAGCCTGAAAAGATGGCCATGGAAATGGCCCAAAAGGTTCTCCCCGAAGACTTCCCCCTGCTGACCGAAAAGAACGAGGAAGTTCTGAAGGGAGAGGAGCTCGAATTCTTCGACAAGCTGAAGCAGGGACCCACTTCCGTGGCCCCGGCTCCGGCCCCGCAAGCCAAGGCTCCGACGCCTCCGCAGCCCAAGCCTCAGGCCGCCCCCGCGCCCAAGCCGGAGCAGTCGCCCATTGAGGCGGCCCTGCAATCCGCTGCCGCCGTGGTCGGTCAGAGCCCTTCGGCAGTGGCAAAACCAGCCAAGGAAGAGGTCTTTGTCTTCAACTATCAGGTCGCGGCCCTTGCTTCCATGGAGCAGGCCCAGACCTTCCTGAAAAAGCTCGATCCCGCGAAATTCAAGACATCCGTGGTCACGGCCACCCACGAGGGCAAGACCTGGTACCGGGTCTACGTGCATCATCAGGGCACCGTGGATTCGGCCCTGGCCCTGAAGGAACAGCTCAAGGGCAGCGGCATCGGCGGCGTTCTGCTGCGCTCCCGCACCCCGCTCTGA
- the speB gene encoding agmatinase: MHHEFFDLGPRQGRNIHVLPVPYEGTVSYGTGTRLGPEALFRASVQIESYDAELDLDLTDLAHFTPLPVIHPPATGPEGLHQAIREQLAELDAAKDFVLTLGGEHSVPLPLFEFYHAAHPDLVLLHIDAHADLRATYEDSPYSHACIMARARQMGIPLAQIGIRSLCREQRDYMRAQNPAELMTLFAWDLPAPGEAAERIRAFVGNRPMYISFDVDGMDPSVIPGTGTPEPGGISYAWMTRFWKELWLDGLGPKLVGMDMCELAPIHGSQASETAAVKLIQRILTAWLGLA; encoded by the coding sequence ATGCATCACGAATTCTTTGACCTCGGCCCCCGGCAGGGACGAAACATCCACGTACTGCCCGTTCCTTACGAAGGCACGGTCAGCTACGGCACGGGCACGCGCCTGGGTCCGGAGGCCCTGTTCCGGGCCAGCGTGCAGATAGAATCCTATGATGCGGAGCTGGACCTCGATCTGACCGATCTGGCCCACTTCACCCCGCTGCCCGTGATCCATCCCCCGGCCACCGGCCCCGAAGGACTGCATCAGGCCATACGCGAACAGCTCGCGGAACTCGACGCGGCCAAGGATTTCGTCCTGACGCTGGGCGGCGAGCACTCGGTGCCCCTGCCCCTTTTCGAATTCTACCACGCGGCCCATCCCGATCTGGTCCTGCTGCACATCGACGCCCACGCCGATCTGCGCGCAACCTACGAGGACAGCCCGTATTCCCACGCCTGCATCATGGCCCGGGCCCGGCAAATGGGCATCCCCCTGGCCCAGATCGGCATCCGCTCCCTGTGCCGGGAGCAACGGGACTACATGCGCGCGCAGAACCCGGCGGAGCTCATGACCCTCTTCGCCTGGGACCTGCCCGCTCCCGGCGAGGCGGCCGAACGCATCCGGGCCTTTGTCGGAAACAGGCCCATGTACATCTCCTTCGACGTTGACGGCATGGACCCAAGCGTCATTCCCGGCACCGGCACGCCCGAGCCCGGAGGCATTTCCTACGCCTGGATGACCCGCTTCTGGAAGGAGCTGTGGCTCGACGGGCTGGGCCCGAAGCTGGTCGGCATGGACATGTGCGAACTCGCGCCCATCCACGGCTCTCAGGCTTCGGAAACGGCCGCCGTCAAACTCATCCAGCGCATCCTGACCGCCTGGCTCGGACTCGCCTAG
- a CDS encoding class I SAM-dependent RNA methyltransferase, with translation MNSVGDLLTLTVEKLLWRGRGLARLDSGQVVMIEPGVLPDEVVSVRVTKAAKDFLQAEAVRILTPSPLRGVHPCPHAADCGGSRFGMVAPETGTQLKADILRDALPRALGRDHGLRIPELRVVPSPGGWRYRLRGQIHVRSGRPHAMGHASNDLVPLTDCLLLCEPLAKAMPGLAKTLPDGRFTIAASPDTGQTATEQDDVLLPFSFPEFGLTLQLPPSTFFQANWALNQQLVRSTVDALDGFERVADLFCGAGNFALPLASRGKTVLAVEGSLPAVTTGTRNAERLNLDSVTFRDANLARPAAWKMVGDFAPRAAILDPPRTGAKGIGSTLLGMQGLERLAWVSCDVVNTIRDAKPLLAAGWRISSLTLFDMFPGTWHMEVLMILDRP, from the coding sequence ATGAACAGCGTGGGCGATCTGCTGACCCTCACGGTCGAAAAACTACTCTGGCGCGGACGTGGGCTGGCCCGTCTGGACTCCGGACAGGTGGTCATGATCGAACCCGGGGTGCTCCCGGACGAGGTCGTGAGCGTGCGCGTGACCAAGGCCGCCAAGGATTTCCTGCAGGCCGAGGCCGTGAGAATCCTAACCCCCTCGCCCCTGCGCGGAGTTCATCCCTGCCCTCACGCAGCGGACTGCGGCGGATCGCGCTTCGGCATGGTCGCCCCGGAAACAGGCACCCAGCTCAAAGCGGACATCCTGCGCGACGCCCTGCCCCGCGCCCTTGGCCGGGATCATGGCCTGCGCATCCCCGAGCTGCGCGTCGTGCCCAGTCCTGGGGGCTGGCGCTACCGCCTGCGCGGCCAGATCCATGTCCGCTCGGGCCGTCCCCACGCCATGGGACACGCCAGCAACGACCTTGTGCCCCTGACCGACTGCCTGCTCCTGTGCGAACCTCTGGCCAAGGCCATGCCCGGCCTTGCGAAAACCCTGCCGGACGGCCGCTTCACCATCGCGGCCAGCCCGGACACAGGGCAGACCGCAACGGAACAGGACGACGTGCTGCTGCCCTTTTCCTTTCCCGAGTTCGGCCTGACCCTGCAACTGCCGCCCAGTACGTTCTTCCAGGCCAACTGGGCACTGAACCAGCAGTTGGTGCGCAGCACCGTGGACGCCCTGGACGGCTTCGAGCGCGTCGCCGACCTCTTCTGCGGAGCGGGAAACTTCGCCCTGCCCCTGGCCAGCCGTGGCAAGACCGTGCTGGCAGTTGAAGGCTCCCTCCCGGCCGTGACCACCGGCACGCGCAACGCCGAGCGCCTGAACCTTGACTCCGTCACCTTCCGCGACGCGAATCTGGCGCGGCCCGCCGCCTGGAAGATGGTTGGCGACTTCGCCCCCCGCGCCGCCATCCTGGACCCGCCCCGCACCGGAGCCAAGGGCATCGGCAGCACCCTGCTCGGCATGCAGGGCCTTGAACGCCTGGCCTGGGTCTCCTGCGACGTGGTCAACACCATCCGCGACGCAAAACCGCTGCTTGCAGCCGGCTGGCGCATATCCTCCCTGACTCTCTTCGACATGTTCCCCGGCACCTGGCACATGGAAGTGCTCATGATCCTGGACCGTCCCTGA
- a CDS encoding long-chain-fatty-acid--CoA ligase, with the protein MIEEGINRLWLKHYDQEVSPNLDYETVPLFEILENAAASYPDRQAIIFNNWSVSYKKLKRLVDLAAANLKKVGVKAGERVAIMLPNCPQTVISYWACLKIGAVVVMTNPLYMEKELLHHFNDSEAKTLITLNLLWKRVDALRSKLHLRRIFVTSIADCLNFPLNTLYTIKSRREYKLEPIPFDNSHVLPWKGLLKRATIEAPHPVDPVTDLAALQYTGGTTGVSKGVMLTHANLGYNAQQARAILHSIKDSGEVMLGLLPFFHIYGLTVCVNFGTLIGATLVPMAKFVPLDVLKTIHKKRPTIFPCAPSIFIALLQQKNLHKYDLSSVRYCISGSAPMPVPVMEKFNTLSNGANIIEGFGLTEASPITHLNPLRGNSKNGSIGLPFPDTDAAIVDMEVGSLPLPVGKIGELVIRGPQVMRGYWKRPDETASVLRNGWLYTGDIAYMDEEGYFFIVDRKKDLIITGGYNVYPREIDEVLHEHPAIKEAVSVGITHRTRGEIIKAYIVLHEGQTLTKAEIIAFCKEKLANFKVPKQVEFRDELPKSIVGKVLRRVIREEEDRKAHDHCECNGNNDDIETNEDEKDQ; encoded by the coding sequence ATGATTGAAGAGGGGATAAACAGGCTCTGGCTCAAGCACTACGATCAGGAAGTCAGTCCGAACCTGGACTACGAAACCGTTCCGCTTTTTGAAATTCTGGAGAATGCGGCGGCCAGCTATCCGGACCGCCAGGCCATCATCTTCAACAACTGGAGCGTGAGCTACAAAAAGCTCAAGCGCCTCGTGGATCTTGCCGCCGCCAACCTGAAGAAGGTCGGGGTCAAGGCCGGTGAACGGGTGGCCATCATGCTGCCCAACTGCCCGCAGACGGTCATCAGTTACTGGGCCTGCCTCAAGATCGGGGCCGTGGTGGTCATGACCAACCCGCTCTATATGGAAAAGGAGCTGCTCCACCACTTCAACGATTCCGAAGCCAAGACACTCATCACCCTGAACCTGCTCTGGAAACGCGTGGACGCCCTGCGCTCGAAGCTGCATCTGCGACGCATCTTTGTGACCTCCATCGCCGACTGCCTGAATTTTCCGCTGAACACGCTCTACACCATCAAATCCAGACGCGAATACAAGCTCGAACCCATCCCTTTCGACAATTCGCACGTGCTGCCCTGGAAAGGCCTGCTGAAAAGGGCGACCATCGAAGCGCCGCATCCGGTCGATCCGGTCACGGACCTGGCCGCGTTGCAGTACACCGGAGGCACCACGGGCGTGTCCAAAGGCGTCATGCTGACCCACGCCAACCTCGGCTACAACGCCCAGCAGGCCCGGGCCATCCTGCATAGCATCAAGGACTCGGGCGAGGTCATGCTCGGCCTGTTGCCCTTTTTTCATATTTATGGGCTGACCGTCTGCGTCAATTTCGGCACCCTCATCGGCGCGACGCTGGTGCCCATGGCCAAGTTCGTACCCCTGGACGTGCTCAAGACCATCCATAAGAAAAGGCCGACCATCTTTCCCTGCGCGCCTTCGATCTTCATCGCCCTGCTCCAGCAGAAAAACCTGCACAAATACGACCTGTCCTCGGTGCGCTACTGCATCTCCGGCTCCGCGCCCATGCCCGTGCCGGTCATGGAAAAATTCAACACCCTGAGCAACGGGGCCAACATCATCGAAGGCTTCGGACTGACTGAGGCGTCCCCCATCACGCACCTGAACCCCCTGCGCGGCAACAGCAAGAACGGCTCCATCGGCCTGCCCTTTCCGGACACCGACGCCGCCATCGTTGACATGGAGGTTGGCTCCCTGCCCCTGCCCGTGGGCAAGATCGGCGAGCTCGTCATACGCGGCCCGCAGGTCATGCGGGGCTACTGGAAACGTCCCGACGAGACGGCCAGCGTACTGCGCAACGGCTGGCTCTATACCGGCGACATCGCCTACATGGACGAGGAAGGCTATTTCTTCATCGTCGACCGCAAGAAGGATCTGATCATCACCGGCGGATACAACGTCTATCCGCGCGAGATCGATGAGGTCCTGCACGAGCACCCGGCCATCAAGGAGGCGGTCAGCGTCGGCATCACGCACAGAACCCGTGGCGAGATCATCAAGGCCTACATCGTGCTGCACGAAGGCCAGACCCTGACCAAGGCCGAAATTATCGCCTTCTGTAAGGAAAAACTGGCCAACTTCAAGGTCCCGAAACAGGTCGAATTCCGGGACGAGCTGCCCAAGAGCATTGTCGGCAAGGTTCTGCGCCGGGTCATCCGCGAAGAGGAAGACCGCAAGGCCCACGACCACTGCGAGTGCAACGGGAACAACGACGACATCGAAACAAACGAGGATGAAAAGGATCAATAG
- the htpX gene encoding zinc metalloprotease HtpX → MNLLKTTFLLTLLTLLLVAMGGAIGGKSGMMIAFLIAGGMNFFAYWNSDKIVLKMYKAREVTRADSPDFYGIVENLARKANLPMPKVYVIPSDSPNAFATGRNPQNAAVAATTGIMRILSREELEGVMAHELTHVMNRDTLIATIAATIAGAISMLGSMLQWAAIFGMGRGDDKEGGGSVLGSLAMAIIAPIAAMLIQMAVSRSREFMADEGGAKMCGNPKALARALVKLQQSASGAPMQEATQATSHMFIVNPLTASKMASLFSTHPATEDRVARLMAM, encoded by the coding sequence ATGAACCTGCTCAAGACCACGTTTCTCTTGACCCTGCTGACGTTGCTGCTTGTCGCCATGGGCGGCGCCATCGGCGGCAAGTCCGGGATGATGATCGCCTTTCTCATTGCCGGCGGCATGAACTTCTTTGCCTACTGGAATTCGGACAAGATCGTCCTCAAGATGTACAAGGCCCGCGAAGTGACCCGTGCCGACAGCCCGGATTTCTACGGCATCGTGGAAAACCTGGCGCGCAAGGCGAACCTGCCCATGCCCAAGGTCTACGTCATCCCCTCGGACAGCCCCAACGCCTTCGCCACCGGGCGCAATCCGCAAAATGCCGCCGTGGCCGCCACCACGGGCATCATGCGCATCCTCTCGCGCGAGGAGCTTGAAGGGGTCATGGCCCACGAACTGACTCACGTCATGAACCGCGACACCCTCATCGCGACCATCGCCGCGACCATCGCCGGAGCCATCTCCATGCTCGGCAGCATGCTCCAGTGGGCGGCCATCTTCGGCATGGGACGCGGCGACGACAAGGAAGGCGGCGGCAGCGTGCTCGGCAGCCTGGCCATGGCCATCATCGCTCCCATCGCGGCCATGCTCATTCAGATGGCCGTGTCCCGCTCGCGTGAATTCATGGCTGACGAAGGCGGCGCGAAAATGTGCGGCAACCCCAAGGCCCTGGCCCGAGCACTGGTGAAGCTGCAGCAGTCCGCATCCGGCGCGCCCATGCAGGAAGCAACCCAGGCCACCTCGCACATGTTCATCGTCAATCCGCTCACGGCGTCCAAGATGGCCAGCCTCTTTTCCACCCATCCCGCGACCGAGGACCGGGTAGCCCGCCTCATGGCCATGTAG
- a CDS encoding DUF3047 domain-containing protein — MNASGTERMRDRSGRNFPPALQSAGMVPWLLLLLGAMILGWACVALAGDLPALYAPGHPGWKEKEFAGRTVYTPLQKEKLLLAESNGTASGLFFEQSVDLRDTPWLNWSWKVDNVLLGINEREKNGDDYPARIYVVAKGGLAFWKTRALSYVWASTEPKGSMWPNAFTSNAHMIAVRSGESALGGMMTEKRNIRDDWKLAFGEDIEKIDAVAIMTDTDNSGRWARAWYGQPRFSAR, encoded by the coding sequence ATGAATGCCTCCGGGACTGAAAGAATGCGTGACCGATCAGGCAGAAATTTCCCGCCTGCCTTGCAAAGTGCAGGAATGGTTCCATGGCTGCTGCTTTTGCTCGGGGCAATGATCCTGGGCTGGGCGTGCGTGGCCCTTGCGGGCGACCTGCCCGCCCTGTATGCGCCGGGACATCCGGGCTGGAAGGAGAAGGAATTCGCAGGGCGCACCGTCTACACACCGCTGCAAAAGGAGAAACTGCTGCTGGCCGAGAGCAACGGCACGGCCTCGGGGCTTTTTTTCGAGCAGTCCGTCGATCTTCGCGACACGCCGTGGCTGAACTGGTCCTGGAAGGTGGACAATGTGCTTTTGGGCATCAACGAGCGCGAGAAAAACGGCGATGACTATCCGGCCAGGATCTACGTGGTGGCCAAGGGGGGCCTGGCCTTCTGGAAGACAAGGGCGCTGTCCTACGTCTGGGCCAGCACCGAGCCCAAGGGGAGCATGTGGCCCAATGCCTTCACCTCGAACGCGCACATGATCGCGGTGCGCAGCGGTGAAAGCGCTCTGGGCGGGATGATGACCGAGAAACGCAACATTCGCGATGACTGGAAGTTGGCTTTCGGCGAGGATATCGAAAAAATCGACGCCGTGGCCATCATGACCGATACGGACAATTCCGGACGGTGGGCCCGGGCCTGGTACGGACAGCCCCGGTTTTCGGCCCGCTAG